Genomic segment of Rhodococcus rhodochrous:
TTCTCCACCCGTCTCCCCATGTGGGCACTGATTGCGGCCGTCGCGAGCGGCGCCGGACTCACAGGGCTGCTCGGTTTAGTGGGCCCGGAGAACGCATCGCCTCCGATGCCCGCTCTCGACACCTCGGAAGGTGTGGGAATCGCTATCGGCCTCGCTGGGCTGCTGCTGTTCGTACCCGCACTGTTCGGCACGGTAGCCATCACGAGCGAGTACCGCCACCAGACCATCGGCTCGACGTTCCTTGCGGTGCCTCGTCGCGGCAGGGTGCTCGGCGCAAAGCTGGCTGTCTACAGCGTATTTGGACTCGCTTACGGACTGCTGATGTCGTTGTCGTCGGCAATCGCCTTGTGGTCCGTCGCCACCATGCGCGGAATCACCCTCGGCGCCTCCGCCGGCGACCTGGTGACACTCCTTGCCCGCCTGGCTGTGGCCGCCGCAATCTACACGATGCTCGGCATGGGTATCGGTGCGCTGGCACGCAACCAGCTCGTGGCCGTGGGAGTCGCGCTCGGGTATTTCTATCTTGTTGAGCCTGCGCTCATGATCGTCCCGGGACTCGGTGCCTTCTATCCGTTCCTTCCTGGAGGCGCGACTGCTTCACTGATGGACTTCACGTTCCTCGCCGATACCGTCGCCCAGGAATCTTCGCTGGGAGTGCCCGCATTGCTCTCGCCGCTCGTGGGCGTGCTCGTGCTCCTCGGCTACGCGGCGGCTGCCTCGGTGGTAGCAGTGGTGTCGCCGCTTCGGCGGGATCTCGCGTAGCGTTGCCGCGCTGAGCAGTGCTGCGCGCGGTCCGGCGGGTCGGATACCGCCGGATTTACGCAGAACCGACCGATCTGGGGAACGCCCTCCCCGAGGACTCGCCCCGACTCGCTCAGCAGATCACCTCGATGCTGGCAACGGGCGGGCGGAAATGTGGGGAGTTCCAACCGAAAGCGGACAGAAACCGTCGCGCTGCAGGGACAGTGTCCGGTGCAGCGCCGCCGCCAGAGGCCAGTTCACGGCTTCAACGTACAAGGCACGAGCGTGGACCGCTGTGAGCTGGGTGGATCCGGGGGGACTGCTGCACGATCCGGTGACAGATTCGGTCACGCAGCCTGTGTGGCTGGTGTGGTCATGATGGTCTCGAACTCGACAGGCGTCAATCTGCCGAGCCGGAGCTGACGTCGCCGGCGGTGATAGGTCCGCTCGATCCAAGTCACGATCGCGATGCGCAACTGCTCGCGTGTGGCCCATCTCTGCCGGTCGAGGACGTTCTTCTGGAGCAGCGCAAAGAACGATTCCATCGCGGCATTGTCGCCGGCCGCACCCACCCGACCCATCGATCCGACCAGGTCGTGGCGGGCGAGGGCGCGGACAAATTTCCGGCTGCGAAATTGCGATCCACGGTCGGAATGAACCACACATCCGGCAACCGAGTCCCGCCGTGCCACTGCCGATTCGAGGGCCGTGACAGCCAGACGGGATTTCATCCGATCGCTGATCGAGTAGCCGACGATCCGGTTCGAGTACACGTCCTTGACCGCACACAGGTAGAGCTTGCCTTCCTCGGTTCTGTGTTCGGTGATATCGGTGAGCCACAAAGTGTTTGGAGCATCCGCGGTGAAGACGCGGCCGACGAGATCATCGTGCACCGGCGGCCCGGAGCGGCCCTTCTTCGAGCCACGTTTCTTGCCGAACACACTCCACCACCTGTTGGTCGAACAGATCCGCCACGCCGTGCGGTCCGACATCGACTCGCCCGCATCGCGGGCTTCGTCGGCGAGGAACCGGTAGCCGAACTCCGGGTCCTCGCGGTGGGCGTCGAACAGGGCGTTCGCCCGGTACGCCTCCTCGAGTTCGGCGTCGGTGACCGGGTCGGCGAGCCACCGGTAGTACGGCTGGCGCGCGATCCCCAGAACCCGGCACACCCGCCGCGACGGGAATCCCGCCGGCGGCCAGCTCGCGGACGAGCGGTGGGGGCACCTCCCGCGTGCGGGGGAACATCATTTTCCCGGAAGATTCGCCTGTGATAGATACGCCGCGGCCCGCCGCAGCACTTCGTTCTCCTGCTCAAGCAACCGGATCCGCTTTCTCAGCTCGCGGTTCTCTCTGGACTCCTCGTTCGTCGTCCCTGGCTTGGTGCCGTCCTCGACGTCGGCATTCCTGAGCCAGTTGGTCAGGCAGGATTCGCTGATGCCGAAGTCGGCGGCGATCTGCCGCAGGTGCTGACCTGGTTCGCGGTTGCGGGCCACGCGGACGACGTCGTCGCGGAACTCTTTCGGATAGGGCTTGGGCACGGGGTCCATCCTTCCAGCAGTGCCTCACGGCACCACAGTTCAGATGTCACCTATCCGTGCAGCAGTCCCAACAGCGTTCGCCTACACCGGCTACCCGAAGATCGTCATCGAATCCGTGCCGGAGGACGTCACCAGCGTCACGACCGGAGTGCTGGCCACAACCCGACAGGCGTTCTCCGCCATCAGCGTTGCGATCGTGTCGGTCATGCTCTCGCTGTGGACCGTGCCGGATACGACCATGCCGACATCGGCGTCGCTCGACCTGGCAGTCGGCTGGTTCGTGTTGTGCTCGCTGATTGTGGCGGCGATCTGTTTGTTCATCGGCCGGCCGCAACAGGCGCCTGCCGTCGACTCGCCTGTGAGCGACGGCCGGGACGACGCCGACATGTCCGGCGCCGCAGTCTGAAAGCGAACCGGTGTGGGCCTGTTCGTTCCTCCGGGAAAACCCTCCCGCGAAGCGGGATACGGTCGCCCTGGAACGCTCCGACGACCGTAGGTTCTCGATATGGCAGACGAGAAGATCTTCGTGGTCGACCGTGTGGTCACGAAGCCGGGATGTGCACGAACGTTCGTCGACAGATACATCGCCGAATACGTACCGGGGGGACGTGGACGAGGGATGACGCTCGACCGGATCCTCGTCACTCCTCCGGTCTGGTCCGACGACGAAACCAACGTGGTCACCATCATGTGGTCGGTCGACGGCGTGAACTCGTGGTGGAACATGACCCGGCAGGGACGACGAGACCCCGAACTCGGACGGTGGTGGTCGGATATGGATCAGTACGTCACCGAGCGTTCGCGGACGATGGCCGCCCAGGCCGCCGACATCGAAGGACTTGCCGATGTTTAACGTGGTCAGAGTCGTGCACTTCGACGAGTCCGCAAGCATTGCGGACTGCGCCGAATACGTCGACACCGTTCGGATCGCCGCCAAGGAACTCGACACGGTCGGACACTTCGTCGCTCCCACCCTGCCCGGCGTGATCAACGGTGGCAATGTCCTTGTGCATCTTCGTTTTCCGTCCGCAGAGATCGCCGCTCGCCACATCAGCGATTTCGACGTCATCCTCCGTACACCTCCCGCGACGTATGTGGACGGAGTCGGTTATCCGGCTTCCTCGGCGCACAGACGTCCGGACGAGCCGCACACGGTCTACCGGGCGCTTCTGGTGCGGGTCGACCCCGAGGCCCCGGCCGAAGCCGTCGAGGAGTTCGAAGGTGACCTGTTGAAGATGCCAGGATACATCCCCTCGATCGTCGCCTGGCGCCTGAGCCGGGTAGCGGATTCGGTGGGCCGTACCGAATGGACGCACGTGTGGGAGCAGGAGTTCACCGATCACGAGGCTCTCATGGGCCAGTACCTGAACCATCCGGTCCACTGGAGCATCGTCGACCGCTGGTTCGATCCGGAGTGCCCGGAAGTCATCGTGCGCGAGCGGGTGTGCCACACCTTCTGCGCTGTGGAGGACATCGCCATCGAGTGAGAACGACGAAGTCCTCGGGCCATCGGTGATGGTCCGAGGACTTCGTCTTCAGCGGAGTGCCGTCACTCGAACAGTGAACGCATCATCTTCCAGATCTCCTGCCGTGCAGGCTCCGTCAACGACAGCG
This window contains:
- a CDS encoding ABC transporter permease, with translation MKRAVRGELTRLFSTRLPMWALIAAVASGAGLTGLLGLVGPENASPPMPALDTSEGVGIAIGLAGLLLFVPALFGTVAITSEYRHQTIGSTFLAVPRRGRVLGAKLAVYSVFGLAYGLLMSLSSAIALWSVATMRGITLGASAGDLVTLLARLAVAAAIYTMLGMGIGALARNQLVAVGVALGYFYLVEPALMIVPGLGAFYPFLPGGATASLMDFTFLADTVAQESSLGVPALLSPLVGVLVLLGYAAAASVVAVVSPLRRDLA
- a CDS encoding Dabb family protein, producing MFNVVRVVHFDESASIADCAEYVDTVRIAAKELDTVGHFVAPTLPGVINGGNVLVHLRFPSAEIAARHISDFDVILRTPPATYVDGVGYPASSAHRRPDEPHTVYRALLVRVDPEAPAEAVEEFEGDLLKMPGYIPSIVAWRLSRVADSVGRTEWTHVWEQEFTDHEALMGQYLNHPVHWSIVDRWFDPECPEVIVRERVCHTFCAVEDIAIE